In the genome of bacterium, the window AATATTGGTTTAGGACATAAAAGGTTAAGTATTATTGATTTAAAAACAGGAAAACAGCCCATTTATAATGAGGATGAAAGTTTAATTTTAATATGTAATGGAGAGATATATAATTTTGTTGAATTAAGAAAGAAACTTGAAGAAAAAGGTCATATTTTTAAAACAAATTCAGATAATGAAGTTATTATTCATCTTTACGAAGAAAAAAAAGAAAAATGTTTGTCTAATTTAAGAGGCATGTTTGCATTTGCTATATGGGATAGAAAGAATAAAGTTTTATTTCTTGCAAGAGACCGACTTGGAAAAAAACCACTTGT includes:
- a CDS encoding asparagine synthetase B — encoded protein: MCAICGIVKNKGIVEIEEIKRMANVMNYRGPDEEGYFFENNIGLGHKRLSIIDLKTGKQPIYNEDESLILICNGEIYNFVELRKKLEEKGHIFKTNSDNEVIIHLYEEKKEKCLSNLRGMFAFAIWDRKNKVLFLARDRLGKKPLVYSMKNGNIYFSSELKGILQLTEIKKNVDFEALDDFFTYQAIPSPKTI